In one Cupriavidus taiwanensis genomic region, the following are encoded:
- a CDS encoding acetyl-CoA C-acyltransferase gives MMKQLQDAYIVAATRSPIGKAPKGAFRHTRPDDLLATILKAAVAQVPDLDPKLIEDAIVGCAIPEAQQGLNVARIGALLSGLPNTVGGITVNRFCASGLSAVAMAADRIRVGESDVMIAAGVESMSMVPMMGNSPSMSPEIFTRDENVGIAYGMGLTAEKVAQQWQVSREDQDAFSLASHQKAIAAQQAGEFKDEITPVETVERFPDLASGQVSMKTRTIALDEGPRPDTSIEGLAKLRPVFASKGSVTAGNSSQTSDGAGALILVSEKVLRQFNLVPLARFVSFAVRGVPPEIMGIGPKEAIPAALKAAGLSQDQLDWIELNEAFAAQSLAVMRDLQLDPARVNRMGGAIALGHPLGATGAVRSATVVHALRRHNLKYGMVTMCVGTGMGAAGIFERV, from the coding sequence ATCATGAAACAACTGCAAGACGCATATATCGTTGCGGCCACCCGCTCGCCGATCGGCAAGGCGCCCAAGGGCGCGTTCAGGCACACGCGCCCCGACGACCTGCTGGCCACCATCCTGAAGGCCGCGGTGGCACAGGTCCCTGACCTGGACCCGAAGCTGATCGAGGACGCCATCGTCGGCTGCGCCATCCCGGAGGCGCAGCAGGGCCTGAACGTGGCCCGCATCGGTGCGCTGCTGTCGGGGTTGCCGAACACGGTCGGCGGCATCACCGTCAACCGCTTCTGTGCCTCGGGCCTGAGCGCGGTGGCGATGGCGGCGGACCGCATCCGCGTGGGCGAGTCCGATGTGATGATCGCCGCCGGCGTGGAGTCGATGAGCATGGTGCCGATGATGGGCAACTCGCCGTCGATGTCGCCGGAGATCTTCACCCGCGACGAGAACGTCGGCATTGCCTACGGCATGGGCCTGACCGCCGAGAAGGTCGCGCAGCAGTGGCAGGTCAGCCGCGAGGACCAGGACGCGTTCTCGCTCGCGTCGCACCAGAAGGCCATCGCGGCGCAGCAGGCCGGCGAGTTCAAGGACGAAATCACGCCGGTCGAGACCGTCGAGCGCTTCCCGGACCTCGCCAGCGGCCAGGTCAGCATGAAGACGCGCACCATCGCGCTGGATGAAGGTCCGCGCCCGGATACCTCGATCGAAGGCCTGGCCAAGCTGCGCCCGGTGTTTGCCAGCAAGGGCAGCGTCACCGCCGGCAACAGCTCGCAGACCTCCGACGGCGCCGGCGCTTTGATCCTGGTCTCGGAAAAGGTCCTCAGGCAGTTCAACCTGGTGCCGCTGGCGCGCTTCGTTTCGTTCGCGGTGCGTGGCGTGCCGCCGGAAATCATGGGCATCGGTCCCAAGGAAGCGATCCCGGCGGCGCTGAAGGCGGCCGGCCTGAGCCAGGACCAACTGGACTGGATCGAGCTGAACGAAGCCTTCGCCGCGCAATCGCTGGCGGTGATGCGCGACCTGCAGCTCGATCCCGCGCGGGTCAACCGCATGGGCGGCGCGATCGCGCTGGGCCACCCGCTCGGCGCCACCGGAGCGGTCCGCTCGGCCACGGTGGTGCACGCGCTGCGCCGTCACAACCTGAAGTACGGCATGGTCACCATGTGCGTTGGCACGGGCATGGGTGCTGCAGGAATCTTCGAGCGCGTATAA
- a CDS encoding 3-hydroxyacyl-CoA dehydrogenase/enoyl-CoA hydratase family protein, whose amino-acid sequence MSNFIVKKVAVLGAGVMGAQIAAHLINARVPVVLFDLPAKEGPKNGIALRAIENLKKLSPAPLGLKEEAGLIQAANYEDDIALLKECDLVIEAIAERMDWKHDLYKKVAPHLASHAIFATNTSGLSITALSDGFDADLKSRFCGVHFFNPPRYMHLVELIPTATTQPQILDQLEAFLTTTLGKGVVRAKDTPNFIANRVGIFSILAVFAEAQKFGIPFDVVDDLTGSKLGRAKSATFRTADVVGLDTMAHVIKTMQDNLHDDPFAPVYQTPAVLKGLVDAGALGQKTGAGFYKKEGKAIKVLDASTGQYVDAGKKADEIVVRMLKKEPAERIRLLRESGNPQAQFLWAVFRDVFHYIAVYLEQIAGSAADIDLAIRWGFGWNSGPFEDWQAAGWKQVAEWVKEDVEGGKALSGAPLPAWVFSGPVADNQGVHAQSGSWSPATQSFVARSTLPVYQRQAFRAAIQGTAAADPRKAGRTVEENDAVRIWVGEGQDDVLVVSFKSKMNTIGPDVIDGLTRAIDLAEAGYKGLVVWQPTSLQLGAPGGPFSAGANLEAAMPAFMMGGAKGIEPFVKKFQDGMMRVKYAAVPVVSAASGIALGGGCELMLHSAARVAALETYIGLVEVGVGLVPAGGGLKEAALAAARAAQAAGSTNYLQFLTSRFQSAAMAKVSGSALEARQMGYLQPSDQIVFNVHELLYVAQNAVRALADAGYRAPLPTLIPVAGRSGVATIKASLVNMRDGGFISAHDFLIATRIAEVVCGGDVDTGVLVSEDWLLALERKAFVDLLGTGKTQERIMGMLQTGKPVRN is encoded by the coding sequence ATGTCCAATTTCATCGTCAAGAAGGTCGCCGTGCTGGGTGCCGGCGTCATGGGCGCGCAGATCGCCGCCCACCTGATCAACGCGCGCGTGCCGGTGGTGCTGTTCGACCTTCCAGCCAAGGAAGGCCCGAAGAACGGCATCGCGCTGCGCGCCATCGAGAACCTGAAGAAGCTGTCGCCCGCGCCGCTGGGCCTGAAGGAAGAGGCCGGCCTGATCCAGGCCGCCAACTACGAAGACGATATCGCCCTGCTCAAGGAATGCGACCTGGTGATCGAGGCGATCGCCGAACGCATGGACTGGAAGCACGACCTGTACAAGAAGGTCGCGCCGCACCTGGCTTCGCACGCGATCTTCGCCACCAACACCTCGGGCCTGTCGATCACCGCGCTGTCCGACGGCTTCGATGCGGACCTGAAGTCGCGCTTCTGCGGCGTCCACTTCTTCAACCCGCCGCGCTACATGCACCTGGTCGAGCTGATCCCGACCGCGACCACGCAGCCGCAGATCCTCGACCAGCTCGAAGCCTTCCTGACCACCACGCTCGGCAAGGGCGTGGTGCGTGCCAAGGACACGCCCAACTTCATCGCCAACCGTGTCGGCATCTTCTCGATCCTGGCGGTGTTCGCCGAGGCCCAGAAGTTCGGCATCCCGTTCGACGTGGTCGACGACCTGACCGGGTCCAAGCTGGGGCGCGCCAAGTCCGCCACCTTCCGCACCGCGGACGTGGTCGGCCTGGATACCATGGCGCACGTGATCAAGACCATGCAGGACAACCTGCACGACGACCCGTTCGCGCCGGTCTACCAGACCCCGGCCGTGCTCAAGGGCCTGGTCGACGCGGGCGCGCTGGGCCAGAAGACCGGCGCCGGCTTCTACAAGAAGGAAGGCAAGGCGATCAAGGTGCTCGACGCCAGCACCGGCCAGTACGTCGATGCCGGCAAGAAGGCCGACGAGATCGTGGTGCGCATGCTGAAGAAGGAACCGGCCGAGCGCATCCGGCTGCTGCGCGAGTCGGGCAACCCGCAGGCGCAGTTCCTGTGGGCGGTGTTCCGCGACGTGTTCCACTACATCGCGGTGTACCTGGAGCAGATCGCCGGCTCCGCCGCCGATATCGACCTGGCGATCCGCTGGGGCTTCGGCTGGAATTCGGGTCCGTTCGAGGACTGGCAGGCGGCCGGCTGGAAGCAGGTAGCCGAGTGGGTCAAGGAAGACGTCGAGGGCGGCAAGGCGCTGTCGGGCGCGCCGCTGCCGGCGTGGGTGTTCTCCGGCCCGGTGGCCGACAACCAGGGCGTGCACGCGCAGTCCGGCTCGTGGTCGCCCGCGACGCAGTCGTTCGTCGCGCGCAGCACGCTGCCGGTGTACCAGCGCCAGGCCTTCCGCGCCGCGATCCAGGGCACCGCCGCGGCCGATCCGCGCAAGGCCGGCCGCACCGTCGAGGAGAACGATGCGGTGCGCATCTGGGTGGGCGAGGGGCAGGACGACGTGCTGGTGGTCTCGTTCAAGAGCAAGATGAACACCATCGGTCCCGACGTGATCGACGGCCTGACCCGCGCCATCGACCTGGCCGAGGCCGGCTACAAGGGCCTGGTGGTGTGGCAGCCGACCTCGCTGCAGCTCGGCGCGCCGGGCGGCCCGTTCTCGGCGGGCGCCAACCTGGAAGCGGCCATGCCCGCCTTCATGATGGGCGGCGCCAAGGGCATCGAGCCGTTCGTGAAGAAATTCCAGGACGGGATGATGCGCGTGAAGTACGCCGCGGTGCCGGTGGTGTCGGCGGCGTCGGGCATCGCGCTGGGCGGCGGCTGCGAGTTGATGCTGCATTCGGCTGCACGCGTGGCTGCGCTCGAAACCTATATCGGCCTGGTGGAGGTAGGCGTGGGCCTGGTCCCGGCCGGCGGCGGCCTGAAGGAAGCCGCGCTGGCCGCTGCACGCGCCGCGCAGGCGGCAGGCAGCACCAACTACCTGCAGTTCCTGACCAGCCGCTTCCAGAGCGCGGCCATGGCCAAGGTCTCCGGCTCGGCGCTCGAGGCGCGCCAGATGGGCTACCTGCAGCCGTCCGACCAGATCGTCTTCAACGTGCATGAACTGCTGTACGTGGCGCAGAACGCCGTGCGCGCGCTGGCCGACGCCGGCTACCGCGCGCCGCTGCCGACGCTGATCCCGGTTGCCGGCCGTTCCGGCGTGGCCACCATCAAGGCCTCGCTGGTCAACATGCGCGACGGCGGCTTTATCTCCGCGCACGATTTCCTGATCGCCACGCGCATTGCCGAAGTGGTGTGCGGCGGCGACGTCGACACCGGCGTGCTGGTCAGCGAGGACTGGCTGCTGGCGCTGGAGCGCAAGGCCTTCGTCGACCTGCTGGGCACCGGCAAGACACAGGAGCGCATCATGGGCATGCTGCAAACCGGCAAGCCGGTGCGCAACTAA